In Oncorhynchus nerka isolate Pitt River linkage group LG21, Oner_Uvic_2.0, whole genome shotgun sequence, the following are encoded in one genomic region:
- the LOC115104203 gene encoding insulin-like growth factor-binding protein complex acid labile subunit — protein MHMIVLLVLWVLGTSLVLPDPDTGGEKPTEEPIPCSKGCTCLHDDYSLELNVYCSARNYTQAPSDVPVSTRSLWLDGNLFPTLPATAFKDLSNLDFLNLQSGQLVSLDSQVFRGLKSLAHIHLERNRIRSLPGTIFQNTPNLASLSLHNNQLSRIEEKLFAGLPHMWLLNLGWNSLAVLPETGFHDLHGLRELVLAGNRLAYLQPQLFQGLTELKELDLTGNYLKVIKANVFMKLPKLQKLYLAQNQIVTVVPRAFVGMKSLRWLDLTNNKLSALHDETFLGLHSLHVLRLSNNSISGLRPRTFRDLQYLEELRLSYNRIHALGDRIFEGLGHLEVLELEHNQVQEARMGTFMGLSHLAVINLSGSCFRSLPDQVFKGLAKLHSLHLDKGCLTRVTTQAFIGLSGLRRLFLQNNNISVVERQSFVELLGLQQLDLRFNKLEVLTSHTFYGLKNLDYLLLSSNLFRQLPSEALMPLKHLSWLDLSANRLEILHNGTMQLLPRLRYLNLKDNALSSIPPDIPDTLHQLWLTGNRWKCDCSVLPLRDYSLRRPQTVPRQVETLAEGEEPHTVVTIYNNITCNSPPGLVGHDLRDISNEHFNNC, from the coding sequence ATGCACATGATTGTGCTACTGGTGTTGTGGGTACTGGGGACATCACTGGTGTTGCCAGACCCtgacacagggggagagaaaCCTACTGAGGAGCCCATTCCTTGTTCCAAGGGCTGCACCTGTCTACATGACGACTACAGTCTAGAGCTCAATGTCTACTGCAGCGCACGCAACTACACCCAGGCCCCCTCTGACGTGCCTGTCTCCACTCGCTCCCTCTGGCTGGATGGAAACCTGTTCCCCACTCTGCCTGCCACCGCCTTCAAGGATCTCAGCAACTTGGATTTTCTGAATCTACAGAGCGGTCAGCTGGTGTCACTTGACTCCCAGGTGTTCAGAGGGCTAAAGTCGCTAGCTCACATCCACCTGGAGCGCAACCGAATCCGTTCATTGCCGGGCACTATCTTCCAGAACACGCCTAACCTCGCCTCGCTTAGTCTCCATAACAACCAACTGTCCCGCATTGAGGAGAAGTTGTTTGCTGGCCTCCCACATATGTGGCTTCTCAACTTGGGGTGGAACTCATTAGCAGTGTTGCCTGAGACTGGGTTCCATGACCTGCATGGCCTGAGGGAGCTGGTTCTTGCTGGGAATAGGCTGGCTTACTTACAGCCACAACTCTTCCAAGGTCTTACCGAGCTGAAGGAGTTGGACCTCACCGGAAATTACCTGAAGGTCATTAAGGCTAATGTGTTCATGAAGCTCCCCAAACTGCAAAAGCTTTACCTGGCTCAGAATCAGATAGTGACGGTGGTACCCAGAGCCTTTGTGGGTATGAAGTCCCTCAGATGGCTGGATCTCACAAACAATAAACTGTCAGCGCTCCACGATGAGACTTTCCTTGGTCTTCACAGCCTCCATGTGCTGCGGCTCTCCAACAACTCCATCAGTGGACTAAGACCCAGGACTTTCCGTGACTTGCAGTACCTTGAAGAACTGCGTCTGAGCTACAACCGGATCCATGCCTTGGGGGACAGGATCTTTGAGGGGCTTGGGCACCTGGAGGTTCTAGAGCTGGAGCACAACCAGGTGCAGGAGGCCCGGATGGGCACCTTCATGGGCCTCTCTCACCTGGCTGTCATTAACCTGTCTGGCAGCTGTTTCCGCAGTCTTCCAGACCAAGTGTTCAAAGGTCTCGCTAAGCTCCACAGTCTTCACCTGGATAAGGGCTGTCTGACCAGGGTCACAACCCAAGCTTTCATTGGACTATCGGGTCTGCGACGACTCTTTCTTCAAAACAACAACATCTCTGTGGTGGAGCGCCAGAGCTTCGTGGAACTCTTGGGCCTACAACAActagacctgagattcaacaagCTCGAGGTCTTAACCTCCCACACCTTCTACGGCCTGAAGAACCTGGACTATCTGCTGCTGTCCAGCAACCTGTTCCGTCAACTTCCCTCTGAGGCCCTCATGCCCTTGAAGCATCTCTCGTGGCTGGACCTCTCAGCTAACAGGCTGGAGATCCTGCACAATGGTACCATGCAGCTGCTGCCCAGGCTACGCTATCTAAACCTGAAAGATAACGCTCTTAGCAGCATTCCACCAGATATCCCAGACACCCTACACCAACTGTGGCTGACAGGGAACCGTTGGAAATGTGACTGCAGTGTCCTTCCCCTTAGAGACTACAGCTTGAGGAGACCACAGACGGTGCCCCGGCAAGTGGAAACCCTGGCTGAGGGAGAGGAACCCCACACTGTTGTCACCATCTACAACAATATAACATGCAACAGCCCTCCAGGCTTGGTTGGCCATGACCTGAGGGATATCAGCAACGAACATTTCAACAACTGCTGA